A region of Drosophila mauritiana strain mau12 chromosome 3L, ASM438214v1, whole genome shotgun sequence DNA encodes the following proteins:
- the LOC117141001 gene encoding extensin-1 isoform X2 — protein sequence MKMIRVFSLALIALSQSYFTAAQGYDYPQPKVSFTDGYSYPQPVIPFPPPLPKVVESSGYSYPKPAVPFPPAQPKYTPPVQQIIPQEPKLVSGYSYPKPEVPFPPPTQPPQIRVTSPPVAEGYAYPTPSVPFPQPKQGYDYPKPAVPFPPPTAPPQKYLPPVTTTQAPPPQVRQGYDYPKPAIPFPPPTAPPQKYLPPVTTTPAPPPPPPPTKKYLPPPQAKQGYDYPKPAIPFPPPTNPPQKYLPPVVPTSPPVPKYVPPPTPTYIPPQPKKQGYDYPKPAIPFPPPTAPPQKYLPPVTTTQAPPPPPPKYLPPPQVKQGYDYPKPAIPFPPPTAPPQKYLPPVTTTKAPPPPPTVKYLPPPQVKQGYDYPKPAVPFPPPTNPPQKYLPPVVPTSPPQPKYLPPPKPTNPPQPKYLPPPQPKSGYDYPKPAIPFPPPTNPPQKYLPPIVPTTPPQPKYLPPPKPTNPPQPKYLPPPQPKSGYDYPKPAIPFPAPTNPPQKYLPPPVIPTSPPVPKYLPPTNPPTPKYLPPVQAKQGYDYPKPAIPFPPPTAPPQKYLPPVTTTQAPPPPPPTSKYLPPPQVKQGYDYPKPAIPFPPPTNPPQKYIPPVVPTSPPTPKYLPPPQVKQGYDYPKPVIPFPPPAPKSAGYSYPKPAIAFDF from the exons ATTCGTGTATTTAGCCTGGCTTTGATCGCCCTAAGCCAGAGCTACTTTACTGCGGCCCAG GGCTATGACTATCCCCAGCCGAAGGTGTCCTTCACCGATGGGTATTCGTATCCGCAGCCGGTCATTCCGTTCCCACCACCACTCCCGAAAGTGGTGGAGTCCAGTGGCTACTCCTACCCAAAGCCAGCCGTTCCCTTTCCGCCAGCACAGCCCAAGTACACACCACCAGTGCAGCAGATCATTCCACAGGAACCGAAGCTGGTCAGTGGGTACTCCTATCCAAAGCCAGAGGTCCCCTTCCCGCCACCCACGCAGCCACCACAGATCAGGGTGACATCCCCACCGGTCGCCGAGGGATACGCCTATCCCACACCGTCGGTACCCTTCCCCCAGCCAAAGCAAGGATACGATTACCCCAAGCCGGCAGTTCCGTTCCCACCACCAACTGCTCCACCACAAAAGTACTTGCCACCTGTAACCACAACTCAAGCACCACCTCCTCAAGTTAGACAGGGATACGACTATCCAAAGCCTGCCATTCCATTCCCACCGCCTACTGCTCCGCCACAGAAGTATCTTCCCCCGGTGACCACCACTCCTGctccacctccaccaccaccgccgacTAAGAAGTATCTGCCACCCCCTCAGGCCAAGCAGGGTTACGATTATCCTAAGCCAGCAATTCCATTCCCACCACCAACAAACCCACCACAGAAATACCTGCCTCCCGTTGTGCCAACCAGCCCTCCTGTGCCAAAATATGTTCCCCCACCTACACCTACCTACATTCCACCACAACCAAAGAAGCAAGGATATGACTATCCAAAGCCCGCCATTCCAttcccaccacccaccgctcCTCCGCAGAAGTATCTGCCTCCTGTGACCACAACCCAAGCACCACCTCCTCCCCCGCCTAAGTACCTGCCACCACCTCAGGTGAAACAGGGATACGACTATCCCAAGCCAGCTATTCCATTCCCACCACCAACTGCTCCAccacaaaaatatttgccacCTGTTACCACTACAAAAgcacctccaccaccacctACCGTTAAATACCTTCCTCCACCACAAGTGAAGCAAGGTTACGATTACCCAAAACCCGCCGTTCCTTTCCCACCTCCCACTAACCCACCACAGAAATATCTGCCACCTGTTGTTCCCACGAGTCCACCACAGCCGAAGTACTTGCCACCTCCGAAGCCAACAAACCCACCGCAGCCCAAGTATCTGCCACCCCCTCAGCCTAAGTCGGGCTATGATTACCCAAAGCCCGCCATTCCATTCCCACCACCAACAAACCCACCACAGAAATACTTGCCACCTATTGTGCCCACGACTCCACCGCAGCCCAAGTACTTGCCACCACCAAAGCCAACAAACCCACCGCAGCCCAAGTATCTGCCACCCCCACAGCCTAAGTCAGGCTATGATTACCCGAAACCCGCCATTCCATTCCCAGCACCCACTAACCCACCTCAAAAGTACCTGCCACCACCAGTAATTCCCACTTCACCACCAGTACCAAAATATCTGCCACCTACAAACCCACCAACACCCAAGTACTTGCCCCCGGTGCAGGCGAAGCAGGGTTACGACTATCCCAAGCCCGCCATTCCAttcccaccacccactgcccCACCACAGAAGTACTTGCCACCTGTGACCACAACTCAAgcaccacctccacctcctcccACATCCAAGTACCTTCCTCCACCTCAAGTTAAGCAGGGCTACGACTATCCCAAGCCCGCCATTCCCTTTCCACCACCCACAAATCCCCCGCAGAAGTACATTCCACCCGTTGTGCCAACCAGCCCGCCCACTCCCAAGTACCTTCCACCCCCTCAGGTGAAGCAGGGTTACGACTACCCCAAGCCAGTCATTCCATTTCCTCCACCCGCCCCCAAGTCCGCGGGCTATTCCTACCCGAAGCCGGCCATCGCATTCGACTTTTGA
- the LOC117139913 gene encoding pro-resilin has protein sequence MKFFLFCAFIAAVAADVSHLPSSQYLPPGRGAASAPVASYSAPAQSYSVEASAPVASYSAPVESSYSVAASAPAVSYAAPAVSYAAPAQSYSAPAATYTAAASAPAVSYAAPAQSYSAPAATYTAAASAPAVSYAAPAQSYSAPAATYTAAASAPAVSYAAPAQTYTAAASAPAVSYSAPAESYETAASEPAHTFSANDGYRYKTHKRVVLRRHRRGVPSNDYLPPFQGAASAPTSEYLPPAASAPAPVYQSAASAPAVSYAAPAQTYSAPAASYAEPAESYETAASAPAHSFSSNDGYRYKTHKRVVLRRHRRDVSHLPSNDYLPPAASAPAPVYSAPAQSYSAPAATYTAAASAPAVSYAAPAQSYSAPAATYTAAASAPAVSYAAPAQSYSAPAQSYSAPEYYSGAASAPAVSYSAPAASYSAPAESYETAASEPAHSFSSNDGYRYKTQRRVVLRRHRY, from the exons ATG AAATTCTTCTTGTTCTGCGCCTTCATCGCCGCCGTGGCCGCTGATGTCAGCCACCTGCCATCTAGCCAGTACCTGCCCCCCGGCCGTGGAGCAGCATCGGCTCCCGTGGCTTCCTACTCCGCTCCTGCCCAGAGCTACAGCGTAGAGGCCTCGGCCCCAGTTGCTTCCTACTCCGCTCCCGTTGAGTCCAGCTACTccgttgctgcttctgctccaGCGGTGTCTTATGCTGCCCCAGCTGTGTCCTACGCCGCTCCTGCCCAGAGCTactctgctcctgctgccacCTACACCGCCGCTGCTTCTGCCCCAGCTGTGTCCTACGCCGCTCCTGCCCAGAGCTactctgctcctgctgccacCTACACCGCCGCTGCTTCTGCCCCAGCTGTGTCCTACGCCGCTCCTGCCCAGAGCTactctgctcctgctgccacCTACACCGCTGCTGCATCGGCTCCTGCTGTGTCCTACGCTGCTCCTGCTCAGACCTACACCGCTGCCGCTTCCGCCCCAGCTGTGTCCTACTCCGCTCCCGCTGAGTCTTACGAGACCGCTGCCTCTGAGCCCGCACACACCTTCTCGGCCAACGATGGATACCGTTACAAGACCCACAAGCGCGTGGTCCTCCGCCGTCATCGTCGTGGTGTGCCCTCCAACGACTACCTGCCCCCTTTCCAGGGCGCCGCTTCCGCCCCAACCAGTGAGTACCTGCCCCCAGCAGCTTCCGCCCCCGCCCCAGTCTACCAGAGCGCTGCCTCTGCCCCAGCTGTGTCCTACGCCGCTCCTGCCCAGACCTATTCCGCACCTGCTGCCTCCTACGCCGAGCCTGCTGAGAGCTACGAAACcgctgcttctgctcctgccCACTCCTTCTCCTCCAACGATGGATACCGCTACAAGACCCACAAGCGTGTGGTGCTCCGCCGTCACCGTCGTGATGTGAGCCACCTGCCCTCCAACGATTACCTGCCTCCAGCAGCCTCTGCCCCAGCTCCAGTGTACTCCGCCCCCGCTCAGAGCTACTCTGCTCCCGCTGCCACCTACACCGCTGCTGCCTCCGCACCAGCTGTGTCCTACGCCGCTCCTGCCCAGAGCTACTCCGCTCCTGCTGCCACCtacactgctgctgcttccgCTCCAGCTGTCTCCTACGCCGCTCCCGCTCAGAGCTACTCCGCGCCCGCTCAGAGCTACTCTGCTCCCGAGTACTACAGCGGTGCCGCTTCCGCCCCAGCTGTCTCCTACTCCGCCCCAGCTGCTTCCTACTCTGCCCCCGCTGAGAGCTACGAGACCGCCGCCTCTGAGCCCGCCCACTCCTTCTCCTCCAACGATGGATACCGCTACAAGACCCAGCGTCGCGTTGTCCTCCGCCGTCACCGTTACTAG
- the LOC117141001 gene encoding extensin-1 isoform X1, producing the protein MKMQIRVFSLALIALSQSYFTAAQGYDYPQPKVSFTDGYSYPQPVIPFPPPLPKVVESSGYSYPKPAVPFPPAQPKYTPPVQQIIPQEPKLVSGYSYPKPEVPFPPPTQPPQIRVTSPPVAEGYAYPTPSVPFPQPKQGYDYPKPAVPFPPPTAPPQKYLPPVTTTQAPPPQVRQGYDYPKPAIPFPPPTAPPQKYLPPVTTTPAPPPPPPPTKKYLPPPQAKQGYDYPKPAIPFPPPTNPPQKYLPPVVPTSPPVPKYVPPPTPTYIPPQPKKQGYDYPKPAIPFPPPTAPPQKYLPPVTTTQAPPPPPPKYLPPPQVKQGYDYPKPAIPFPPPTAPPQKYLPPVTTTKAPPPPPTVKYLPPPQVKQGYDYPKPAVPFPPPTNPPQKYLPPVVPTSPPQPKYLPPPKPTNPPQPKYLPPPQPKSGYDYPKPAIPFPPPTNPPQKYLPPIVPTTPPQPKYLPPPKPTNPPQPKYLPPPQPKSGYDYPKPAIPFPAPTNPPQKYLPPPVIPTSPPVPKYLPPTNPPTPKYLPPVQAKQGYDYPKPAIPFPPPTAPPQKYLPPVTTTQAPPPPPPTSKYLPPPQVKQGYDYPKPAIPFPPPTNPPQKYIPPVVPTSPPTPKYLPPPQVKQGYDYPKPVIPFPPPAPKSAGYSYPKPAIAFDF; encoded by the exons CAGATTCGTGTATTTAGCCTGGCTTTGATCGCCCTAAGCCAGAGCTACTTTACTGCGGCCCAG GGCTATGACTATCCCCAGCCGAAGGTGTCCTTCACCGATGGGTATTCGTATCCGCAGCCGGTCATTCCGTTCCCACCACCACTCCCGAAAGTGGTGGAGTCCAGTGGCTACTCCTACCCAAAGCCAGCCGTTCCCTTTCCGCCAGCACAGCCCAAGTACACACCACCAGTGCAGCAGATCATTCCACAGGAACCGAAGCTGGTCAGTGGGTACTCCTATCCAAAGCCAGAGGTCCCCTTCCCGCCACCCACGCAGCCACCACAGATCAGGGTGACATCCCCACCGGTCGCCGAGGGATACGCCTATCCCACACCGTCGGTACCCTTCCCCCAGCCAAAGCAAGGATACGATTACCCCAAGCCGGCAGTTCCGTTCCCACCACCAACTGCTCCACCACAAAAGTACTTGCCACCTGTAACCACAACTCAAGCACCACCTCCTCAAGTTAGACAGGGATACGACTATCCAAAGCCTGCCATTCCATTCCCACCGCCTACTGCTCCGCCACAGAAGTATCTTCCCCCGGTGACCACCACTCCTGctccacctccaccaccaccgccgacTAAGAAGTATCTGCCACCCCCTCAGGCCAAGCAGGGTTACGATTATCCTAAGCCAGCAATTCCATTCCCACCACCAACAAACCCACCACAGAAATACCTGCCTCCCGTTGTGCCAACCAGCCCTCCTGTGCCAAAATATGTTCCCCCACCTACACCTACCTACATTCCACCACAACCAAAGAAGCAAGGATATGACTATCCAAAGCCCGCCATTCCAttcccaccacccaccgctcCTCCGCAGAAGTATCTGCCTCCTGTGACCACAACCCAAGCACCACCTCCTCCCCCGCCTAAGTACCTGCCACCACCTCAGGTGAAACAGGGATACGACTATCCCAAGCCAGCTATTCCATTCCCACCACCAACTGCTCCAccacaaaaatatttgccacCTGTTACCACTACAAAAgcacctccaccaccacctACCGTTAAATACCTTCCTCCACCACAAGTGAAGCAAGGTTACGATTACCCAAAACCCGCCGTTCCTTTCCCACCTCCCACTAACCCACCACAGAAATATCTGCCACCTGTTGTTCCCACGAGTCCACCACAGCCGAAGTACTTGCCACCTCCGAAGCCAACAAACCCACCGCAGCCCAAGTATCTGCCACCCCCTCAGCCTAAGTCGGGCTATGATTACCCAAAGCCCGCCATTCCATTCCCACCACCAACAAACCCACCACAGAAATACTTGCCACCTATTGTGCCCACGACTCCACCGCAGCCCAAGTACTTGCCACCACCAAAGCCAACAAACCCACCGCAGCCCAAGTATCTGCCACCCCCACAGCCTAAGTCAGGCTATGATTACCCGAAACCCGCCATTCCATTCCCAGCACCCACTAACCCACCTCAAAAGTACCTGCCACCACCAGTAATTCCCACTTCACCACCAGTACCAAAATATCTGCCACCTACAAACCCACCAACACCCAAGTACTTGCCCCCGGTGCAGGCGAAGCAGGGTTACGACTATCCCAAGCCCGCCATTCCAttcccaccacccactgcccCACCACAGAAGTACTTGCCACCTGTGACCACAACTCAAgcaccacctccacctcctcccACATCCAAGTACCTTCCTCCACCTCAAGTTAAGCAGGGCTACGACTATCCCAAGCCCGCCATTCCCTTTCCACCACCCACAAATCCCCCGCAGAAGTACATTCCACCCGTTGTGCCAACCAGCCCGCCCACTCCCAAGTACCTTCCACCCCCTCAGGTGAAGCAGGGTTACGACTACCCCAAGCCAGTCATTCCATTTCCTCCACCCGCCCCCAAGTCCGCGGGCTATTCCTACCCGAAGCCGGCCATCGCATTCGACTTTTGA